The Malus domestica chromosome 06, GDT2T_hap1 genome has a segment encoding these proteins:
- the LOC103436751 gene encoding uncharacterized protein, whose product MALRRPGLLLPLSFFQVLFILGVAYAAQTSVTSNATAAGERHSEGYCTMYGICGQRSDGKYINCPFGTPSVKPDDLLSSKVQSLCPTITGNVCCTEAQFDTLRSQVQQAIPFLVGCPACLRNFLNLFCELTCSPNQSLFINVTSVAKVNRNMTVNGIDYYITDDFGEGLFNSCKDVKFGTMNSRAIEFIGAGAKNFKDWFAFIGRQAPSNMPGSPYAIRFPSSVTVSSGMKPMNVSTYSCGDNSLGCSCGDCPSATVCSNTVSPVSRKGGSCSVRIGSIKAKCIDLAVAVLYIALVSVFFGWGLFHRTRKTKPASGTTPWWNVMDDGEVHSNREKNENPPMQVFEDASHVRNDVQLSIVQGYMSKFFRRYGTWVARNPSIVLCSSLAVVLLLCLGLIRFKVETRPEKLWVGPGSKAAEEKQFFDSHLAPFYRIEQLILATIPEGKHGNSPSIVTEDNIKLLFEIQKKVDGIKANYSGSAVSLADICMKPMDKDCATQSVLQYFKMDPANYDGYGGVEHLKYCFEHYSSADTCMSAFKGPLDPSTALGGFSGKNYSEASAFLVTYPVNNALSNDGNETARALAWEKAFIELAKDELLQMVQSRNLTLSFSSESSVEEELKRESTADAITILISYLVMFAYISLTLGDSPRLSSFYISSKVLLGLSGVVLVMLSVLGSVGFFSVIGVKSTLIIMEVIPFLVLAVGVDNMCILVNAVKRQPLELPLEGRISNALVEVGPSITLASLSEVLAFAVGSFIPMPACRVFSMFAALAVLLDFLLQVTAFVALIVFDFRRTEDKRVDCFPCMKISSYANSDKGIDQNNPGLLTRYMKEIHAPILSLWGVKMVVISIFVAFALASIALCTRIQPGLEQKIVLPRDSYLQGYFNNVSEYLRIGPPLYFVVKNFNYSSESRHTNQLCSISQCDSDSLLNEIARASLNPESSYIAKPAASWLDDFLVWISPEAFGCCRKFTDGTYCPPDDQPPCCSPSDSSCSLGGVCKDCTTCFRHSDLHNDRPSTTQFKEKLPWFLNALPSNDCAKGGHGAYTSSVEFKGNESGIIQASSFRTYHTPLNKQVDYVNSMRAARELSSRLSDSLKIEIFPYSVYYMFFEQYLDIWRTALINLSIAIAAVFIVCLAITCSLWSSAIILLVLAMILVDLMGVMAILNIQLNAVSVVNLVMAVGISVEFCVHMTHAFSVSTGDKDQRTKEALATMGASVFSGITLTKLVGVIVLCFSRTEIFVVYYFQMYLALVLLGFLHGLVFLPVFLSMFGPPSRRVPVEQRQDQTSVSPQL is encoded by the exons ATGGCCCTCCGCCGTCCGGGGCTTCTCCTCCCCCTCTCTTTCTTCCAG GTGTTATTTATTCTGGGCGTAGCATACGCTGCTCAGACCTCCGTGACGTCTAATGCTACGGCGGCGGG GGAAAGACATTCGGAAGGGTATTGCACAATGTATGGCATTTGCGGGCAACGTAGTGATGGAAAGTACATAAACTGCCCCTTCGGTACCCCATCCGTTAAG CCGGATGATTTACTTTCGTCCAAGGTCCAAAGTCTGTGTCCAACAATTACTGGAAATGTTTGTTGTACAGAAGCTCAATTTGACACACTACGGTCACAGGTCCAGCAA GCGATTCCCTTTCTTGTAGGTTGTCCGGCATGCTTAAGAAactttttgaatttgttttgtGAGCTTACCTGCTCTCCAAATCAGAGTTTGTTTATCAATGTGACTTCTGTAGCCAAG GTTAACAGAAACATGACTGTCAATGGGATTGATTATTATATAACTGATGACTTTGGTGAAGGGTTATTTAACTCCTGCAAGGATGTCAAGTTCGGTACCATGAATTCTCGAGCTATAGAATTTATTGGTGCTGGTGCTAAAAATTTTAAAG ACTGGTTTGCTTTTATCGGCAGACAAGCACCTTCTAATATGCCAGGTTCTCCATATGCCATTAGATTCCCTTCAAGTGTTACTGTGTCATCTGGGATGAAACCTATGAATGTATCTACTTATTCATGTGGTGATAATTCACTGGGCTGTTCCTGTGGTGATTGCCCTTCAGCTACAGTTTGTTCTAACACAGTTTCTCCGGTTTCCCGAAAAGGAGGTTCATGTTCAGTGAGAATTGGATCGATTAAG GCTAAATGTATTGACCTTGCTGTTGCTGTTCTATATATTGCACTGGTTTCTGTGTTTTTTGGGTGGGGTTTGTTTCATCGGACTAGAAAAACCAAGCCAGCTTCTGGGACAACACCATGGTGGAATGTAATGGATGATGGCGAAGTTCATTCTAACAGGGAGAAGAATGAGAACCCTCCGATGCAG GTATTTGAAGATGCTTCTCACGTTAGAAATGATGTCCAACTTTCAATTGTGCAAGGATACATGTCAAAATTTTTCAG GAGATATGGAACATGGGTTGCTAGGAATCCAAGTATAGTGTTGTGCTCATCATTGGCTGTAGTTCTTCTGCTTTGTTTGGGTCTTATACGTTTCAAGGTGGAAACAAGGCCTGAAAAG CTGTGGGTAGGGCCTGGGAGTAAAGCAGCCGAAGAGAAGCAATTTTTTGATAGCCACCTAGCCCCTTTCTACAGAATTGAGCAG ctaATATTAGCAACAATTCCAGAGGGTAAGCATGGTAACTCACCTAGTATTGTGACAGAGGACAATATTAAGTTACTTTTTGAGATACAGAAGAAG GTTGATGGAATTAAAGCAAATTATTCTGGATCTGCAGTATCTCTTGCTGATATTTGCATGAAGCCAATGGACAAAGATTGCGCCACTCAAAGTGTCCTACAG tacttcaaaatggATCCTGCAAATTATGATGGTTATGGTGGGGTTGAACACCTAAAGTATTGTTTTGAG CACTATTCATCTGCCGACACATGTATGAGTGCATTTAAAGGTCCTCTTGATCCTAGCACAGCATTAGGAGGCTTCTCTGGGAAAAACTACTCTGAG GCGTCAGCATTTCTGGTAACTTATCCTGTAAACAATGCTCTTAGTAATGATGGGAATGAAACTGCAAGGGCATTGGCATGGGAGAAAGCCTTTATTGAGCTTGCAAAG GATGAATTGTTGCAAATGGTGCAATCTagaaacttaacactttctttTTCATCGGAAAGCTCTGTTGAAGAAGAACTTAAAAGAGAAAGTACAGCAGATGCTATTACAATATTA ATAAGCTATCTTGTGATGTTTGCTTATATATCTCTTACTTTGGGTGATTCACCTCGTTTATCATCATTTTACATTTCGTCTAAG GTATTGCTTGGTCTCTCTGGGGTTGTGCTTGTCATGCTGTCAGTTCTTGGATCAGTGGGATTTTTCAGTGTTATAGGTGTAAAATCTACCTTAATCATCATGGAAGTTATTCCATTTCTTGTTCTAGCT GTTGGGGTAGATAATATGTGTATACTGGTGAATGCTGTCAAACGGCAACCCTTGGAGTTGCCTTTAGAAGGGCGAATAAGCAATGCACTTGTGGAAGTTGGACCATCAATTACGCTAGCTAGTCTATCAGAGGTCTTAGCGTTTGCAGTTGGAAGTTTTATTCCTATGCCAGCATGCCGCGTGTTCTCCATGTTTGCAG CACTGGCTGTTCTGCTGGACTTTCTCCTTCAAGTTACTGCATTTGTAGCTTTGATTGTTTTTGATTTTCGGAGAACTGAGGATAAGAGGGTTGATTGTTTCCCATGCATGAAAATTTCATCATATGCCAACTCTGACAAAG GTATTGATCAGAACAATCCTGGTTTATTGACTCGTTATATGAAG GAGATCCATGCTCCCATTCTCAGTCTTTGGGGAGTCAAGATGGTTGTCATTTCCATCTTTGTCGCATTTGCATTGGCTAGTATT GCATTATGCACCAGAATTCAGCCTGGTTTGGAACAAAAGATTGTTCTTCCCCGAGACTCCTATCTTCAG GGGTATTTCAATAATGTTTCAGAGTATCTCCGAATTGGACCCCCACTATACTTTGTTGTGAAGAACTTCAATTATAG TTCAGAATCAAGACATACGAACCAATTATGCTCAATTAGCCAGTGTGATTCAGATTCTCTTTTGAATGAG ATTGCAAGAGCATCCTTAAATCCAGAATCAAGTTACATTGCTAAGCCTGCTGCTTCATGGCTTGATGATTTTCTTGTCTGGATATCTCCAGAAGCATTTGGGTGCTGTCGGAAGTTTACAGATGGGACTTACTGCCCTCCTGATGATCAG CCACCTTGCTGCTCTCCCAGTGATAGTTCCTGTAGCCTTGGTGGAGTGTGCAAAGACTGTACTACG TGCTTTCGTCACTCAGATCTTCACAATGACCGTCCCTCTACCAcacaatttaaagaaaaacttcCATGGTTCCTCAATGCTCTACCCTCTAATGATTGTGCTAAAGGTGGCCATGGAGCTTACACTAGCAGTGTGGAATTCAAAG GCAATGAAAGTGGCATTATTCAAGCATCATCATTTCGAACATATCATACTCCTCTCAACAAGCAG gTTGACTACGTAAATTCAATGAGAGCTGCTCGGGAGCTCAGTTCTAGACTTTCTGATTCTTTGAAG ATTGAGATATTCCCATATTCAGTTTACTATATGTTCTTTGAGCAATACCTTGATATTTGGAGAACAGCACTGATCAACCTTTCTATAGCCATtg CTGCTGTGTTTATTGTTTGTTTAGCTATCACATGCAG TTTATGGAGTTCAGCTATTATTCTGTTGGTGTTGGCAATGATTTTAGTGGATCTCATG GGTGTGATGGCAATTCTGAACATCCAATTGAATGCAGTCTCTGTTGTGAATCTTGTAATGGCAGTGGGCATTTCGGTTGAGTTTTGTGTGCATATGACACATGCTTTCTCG GTTAGCACAGGAGATAAAGACCAGCGCACCAAGGAGGCTCTGGCTACAATGGGTGCCTCTGTATTCAG TGGAATCACATTAACAAAGTTAGTTGGGGTTATTGTACTTTGTTTCTCGAGGACGGAAATCTTTGTG gtgtaTTATTTCCAAATGTATTTAGCATTGGTTCTTCTTGGTTTCTTACATGGGCTTGTGTTCTTGCCG GTCTTCTTGAGCATGTTTGGTCCGCCTTCAAGACGCGTGCCTGTTGAGCAGAGACAAGATCAGACATCTGTTTCCCCACAACTATGA